A stretch of DNA from Gemmatimonadaceae bacterium:
GGCGGCGCTGCTCGGCGAAGGGCTCGATGTCGTCGGAGTCGTCACCCAGCCGGACAAGCCGCAAGGGCGGTCGCGCTCCAGCGTCGTCGCGTCCCCGGTAAAGGCGCTCGCGCTGCGCGAGGAGATCCCGGTCCTCCAGCCGGCGAAAGCGCGCGATCCCCAGTTCATCGAAGAGATCAGGAAGCTCGCGCCCGACATCTCCGTCGTCGTCGCATACGGCCAGATCCTCTCGAAGGAAGTAATCGACCTGCCGAAGCACGGCACGCTGAACATCCACGCGTCGCTCCTGCCCGCGCTGCGCGGCGCGGCTCCGATTCAGGGCGCGATTCTCGCCGGATTCGCCGAGACCGGGATATCGATCATGCGGATGGTACCGGAGCTCGACGCGGGCCCCGTGCTGCATCAGGTCAGGACTCCGATCGAGGCGGACGAGACCTATGGCGAGCTGGCCCTGCGGCTCTCCGAGCTCGGCGCGCTCGCCATCGTCGAGGCGCTCGCGCTCATGTCGGCGGGGACGGCTGCTCCGAAGGAACAGGACCCTGCCCTCGTCACGTACGCGCCGAAGGTCACGCGCGACGCGGCGCGGATAGACTGGACTCAGGATGCGACGCAGGTCTCGCGCGGAATCCGCGCGTACGATCCGCGGCCCGCCGCGTTCACCACCGCCAATGAGTCGGAGGTAAAGCTGTTTCATCCCTCGCTCGCCGACGGACTCTCGGGGAATCCCGGCCAGATACTCGAGGTGGGCGACGAGCTCGTGGTAGCGTGCGGCGAAGGCGCCGTGAGAATCTCGGAAGTTCAGCCCGCCGGCCGGCGCCGCATGGCGGC
This window harbors:
- the fmt gene encoding methionyl-tRNA formyltransferase; the protein is MRVLFWGTPDFAVPPLAALLGEGLDVVGVVTQPDKPQGRSRSSVVASPVKALALREEIPVLQPAKARDPQFIEEIRKLAPDISVVVAYGQILSKEVIDLPKHGTLNIHASLLPALRGAAPIQGAILAGFAETGISIMRMVPELDAGPVLHQVRTPIEADETYGELALRLSELGALAIVEALALMSAGTAAPKEQDPALVTYAPKVTRDAARIDWTQDATQVSRGIRAYDPRPAAFTTANESEVKLFHPSLADGLSGNPGQILEVGDELVVACGEGAVRISEVQPAGRRRMAAGDWTRGRAVAVGDILG